A stretch of Onychomys torridus chromosome 2, mOncTor1.1, whole genome shotgun sequence DNA encodes these proteins:
- the Tnfrsf9 gene encoding tumor necrosis factor receptor superfamily member 9 — MGNSCYMVVTVLLVVGTKRTRALQDSCDKCEAGTFCKKDNPVCSSCPPSTYSSRGGQPYCNICKVCVGYFRFKKPCSPTSDAECECTEGLHCLGPKCARCEKDCKPGQQLTEQGCENCGFGTFNDQNGGGSCQPWTNCSLVGKSVLENGTKEKDVVCGPALASLSPGKSQVVVLLLLSKKGGSPLQALTVFLALTSAILLFLIFIILGLLVARWSGKQFPYIFKQPFKMAVRTAQEEDACSCRFPEEEEGGSYEM, encoded by the exons ATGGGAAACAGCTGCTACATGGTGGTAACTGTGCTGCTGGTGGTGGGCACCAAAAGGACGAGAGCCCTTCAGGATTCCTGTGACAAGTGTGAGGCCG GTACCTTCTGCAAGAAAGACAATCCAGTTTGCTCCAGCTGTCCTCCAAGCACTTACTCCAGCAGGGGTGGACAGCCATACTGCAACATCTGCAAAGTGTGTGTAG GTTATTTCAGGTTCAAGAAGCCTTGCTCCCCGACCAGTGATGCAGAGTGTGAATGCACCGAGGGACTCCACTGCTTGGGGCCAAAGTGTGCCAGGTGTGAAAAGGACTGCAAGCCAGGCCAGCAGTTAACAGAGCAGG GTTGTGAAAACTGTGGCTTCGGGACATTTAATGATCAGAACGGTGGTGGCAGCTGTCAACCCTGGACAAA CTGCTCTCTAGTTGGAAAGTCTGTGCTTGAGAACGGGACCAAGGAGAAAGACGTGGTCTGTGGGCCCGCTTTGGCCAGCCTCTCTCCAGGTAAAAGTCAGGTGGTTGTTCTATTGCTATTAAGTAAAA AAGGAGGGTCCCCCTTGCAGGCCCTCACCGTGTTCCTGGCGCTGACATCAGCCATACTGCTGTTCCTGATCTTCATCATTCTCGGGCTCTTGGTGGCCAGATGGAGTGGCAAGCAATTCCCCTATATATTCAAGCAAC CATTTAAGATGGCCGTTCGAACAGCTCAAGAGGAAGATGCATGTAGTTGCCGATttccagaggaagaagaaggaggaagctaTGAGATGTGA